One segment of Tamlana crocina DNA contains the following:
- a CDS encoding metallophosphatase — MKRRKFIQHTAAGAALATIGNLGLQSFASLENVEKITILHTNDVHSHIDAFGPEDGRNANKGGVARRASLIDSIRKENPNTLLLDAGDIFQGTPYFNYYGGELEFKLMSKLKYDAATIGNHDFDNGIEGLYAQLPHAEFEFISANYDFSNTIMDTHTKPYKVFKKGNIKIGVFGLGIELDGLVDPAMFKETKYLDPVETSQEMTRILKTQEQCDLIICLSHLGYHYKGNKISDLKLAEATRDIDLIIGGHTHTFLSKPTVVKNLDGNNMLVNQVGCYGINLGKIDFYFDASKNKSANGTSIIV, encoded by the coding sequence ATGAAACGCAGAAAATTTATTCAACACACCGCTGCCGGAGCTGCTTTGGCTACCATAGGAAATTTGGGGCTTCAATCTTTTGCTTCTTTAGAAAACGTAGAAAAAATAACGATTCTTCACACTAACGACGTGCACAGCCATATCGATGCCTTTGGCCCCGAAGATGGCCGAAATGCCAACAAAGGCGGTGTCGCCCGACGCGCCAGTTTAATTGATTCTATTAGAAAGGAAAATCCCAATACGCTTTTGCTCGATGCGGGCGATATTTTTCAAGGCACTCCTTATTTTAATTATTACGGCGGCGAATTGGAGTTTAAATTGATGAGCAAACTAAAGTATGATGCCGCCACTATTGGCAACCACGATTTCGACAACGGTATTGAGGGTCTATACGCCCAATTACCACATGCCGAATTTGAGTTTATTTCAGCTAATTACGATTTTTCGAACACCATTATGGACACCCATACCAAGCCCTACAAAGTATTTAAAAAGGGAAATATAAAAATTGGTGTTTTCGGTCTTGGGATCGAACTGGACGGTTTGGTTGACCCTGCTATGTTCAAGGAAACTAAGTATCTAGACCCTGTTGAGACTTCGCAAGAAATGACACGTATTTTAAAAACACAGGAACAATGCGATTTAATTATCTGTTTATCGCACTTGGGCTATCACTATAAAGGCAACAAAATAAGCGATTTGAAACTAGCCGAAGCCACAAGAGACATAGACCTAATTATTGGAGGACACACGCATACCTTTCTTTCAAAACCAACTGTGGTTAAAAATTTAGATGGCAACAACATGTTAGTTAACCAAGTGGGCTGTTATGGCATCAACCTTGGAAAAATAGATTTTTATTTTGACGCCAGTAAGAACAAGTCGGCCAATGGAACTTCTATTATTGTTTAA
- a CDS encoding 5'-nucleotidase C-terminal domain-containing protein: MRITLLFILLNFLIFCGCKPSKRHLSKIEGKQIAIIDSLPLNPEIEAFVKPYRDNIEKDLDSVLAYSADTYTKNDGEFNTALGNFMADAVYEEANPIFKQRTKKDIDMVLLNHGGIRSILSKGKVTKRTAFQLMPFENSIVVVALKGTQVNELVSYLSRAKRAHPISKLELTLDQGFNVSEAKIDSKGIIEDSTYYVATNDYLYNGGDNMSFFKPNDSVYVLNYKIRNALIDNFKRKDTIAPVRDNRFIQQK; encoded by the coding sequence ATGAGGATTACACTTTTATTTATTTTGTTAAATTTTTTAATTTTTTGTGGGTGCAAACCTTCCAAACGGCACCTCTCAAAAATTGAAGGCAAGCAAATAGCCATTATCGATTCACTTCCGTTGAATCCCGAAATTGAAGCTTTTGTTAAGCCATACCGTGATAATATTGAAAAGGATTTGGATAGTGTTTTGGCCTATTCGGCCGATACCTACACCAAAAATGATGGAGAGTTCAATACCGCATTGGGCAATTTTATGGCCGATGCCGTTTACGAAGAAGCCAATCCCATTTTTAAACAACGAACAAAAAAAGATATTGATATGGTACTGCTCAACCACGGTGGCATCCGCTCCATTTTATCAAAGGGGAAGGTTACCAAACGTACCGCGTTCCAGCTTATGCCTTTTGAAAACAGCATTGTTGTAGTGGCATTAAAAGGAACGCAGGTCAATGAGTTGGTAAGTTATTTAAGTCGTGCCAAAAGGGCGCACCCCATATCGAAATTAGAACTCACTTTAGATCAAGGTTTCAATGTTTCTGAAGCCAAAATAGATAGCAAGGGCATTATTGAAGACAGCACGTATTATGTGGCCACTAACGACTACCTTTATAACGGCGGCGACAACATGAGCTTTTTTAAACCCAACGATAGCGTCTATGTTTTAAACTATAAAATTAGAAACGCCTTAATCGATAACTTCAAACGAAAAGACACGATTGCCCCAGTGCGGGACAATAGATTTATTCAGCAAAAATAA
- the dapA gene encoding 4-hydroxy-tetrahydrodipicolinate synthase, translating into MSSKFLGTGVALVTPFNSDLSVDHSALFDIVNFNIDNGVEYLVVCGTTAETATLTKEEKKAVLQTVIKASSGRVPIVLGIGGNNTAAVIEEIQSTDFSGVDAILSVTPYYTKPTQEGIYQHFKAISEASPIDIILYNVPGRTAKNMEAQTTLRLANDFKNIVGVKEAGNSISQYYELIKNKPEDFLIISGDDDLALGVVLAGGAGVISVIGQGFPKEFSEMIRLGLKGEAKEAFKLHFKLIDVIGYIFEENNPAGIKGVFEALGLCKDAVRLPLVPASNGLKAKIADFVKQF; encoded by the coding sequence ATGAGTAGTAAGTTTTTAGGAACGGGAGTGGCATTGGTAACACCTTTTAATTCAGATTTGAGTGTGGACCATAGCGCTTTGTTCGATATTGTAAATTTTAATATAGACAATGGCGTGGAGTACCTTGTGGTATGTGGTACCACGGCCGAAACGGCAACCCTTACTAAAGAAGAGAAAAAAGCAGTTTTACAAACCGTTATAAAAGCAAGCAGCGGGCGCGTTCCCATTGTTTTGGGTATTGGCGGTAACAATACTGCGGCGGTAATCGAAGAAATACAATCCACCGATTTTAGTGGTGTCGATGCCATATTATCGGTTACACCATATTATACAAAGCCAACCCAAGAAGGCATTTACCAGCATTTTAAAGCGATTTCTGAAGCTTCACCAATCGATATTATTTTGTACAATGTACCTGGTAGAACAGCTAAAAACATGGAAGCACAAACCACGTTAAGATTGGCCAATGATTTTAAAAACATTGTTGGCGTAAAAGAAGCCGGCAACAGCATTTCGCAATACTACGAATTGATTAAAAACAAACCGGAAGATTTCTTGATCATTTCGGGCGATGACGATTTAGCACTGGGTGTCGTTTTGGCAGGTGGAGCGGGTGTGATTTCAGTCATCGGGCAAGGGTTTCCAAAGGAATTTTCAGAAATGATCCGCTTAGGGTTAAAAGGCGAAGCCAAGGAAGCATTCAAGTTACACTTCAAATTAATTGATGTTATTGGTTATATTTTCGAAGAAAATAATCCAGCCGGAATTAAAGGTGTTTTTGAAGCTTTAGGACTTTGTAAAGACGCCGTTAGGTTACCATTGGTGCCAGCTTCAAACGGGTTGAAAGCCAAAATTGCCGACTTTGTAAAGCAGTTTTAA
- the bamD gene encoding outer membrane protein assembly factor BamD, protein MNRFFYILMLAAVLTGCSEYQKALKSEDIATKFKMGEELYNEGHYSKANRLFAQIVPNYRGKPQAEKLMYLYANSFYKMKDYYVSGYQFERFATSYPNSEKLEEASFLSAKSYYMLSPVYSKDQTETKDAIEKLQDFINVFPDSEYVSEASKLVHELDYKLEKKAFEIAKQYNTISDYPASVKSFSNFIFEFPGSRLREEALFYRLDSAYKLAMNSVEMKRTIQDGIVMLKKNRLEEAKEFSEAFKETYSTSKHIEEVNKMQAEIAEELKSYSAKS, encoded by the coding sequence ATGAATAGATTTTTTTACATACTCATGCTAGCTGCCGTTTTAACAGGGTGTAGCGAATACCAAAAGGCCTTAAAGTCTGAAGATATTGCTACCAAGTTTAAAATGGGGGAAGAGCTTTATAACGAAGGCCATTACTCTAAGGCTAATCGCTTATTTGCCCAAATAGTCCCAAACTACAGAGGGAAACCGCAAGCCGAAAAATTGATGTACCTATACGCCAATTCATTTTACAAAATGAAGGACTATTACGTTTCGGGTTATCAATTTGAGCGTTTTGCGACCAGTTACCCCAATAGTGAAAAATTGGAAGAAGCCTCGTTTTTAAGTGCCAAAAGTTATTACATGCTTTCTCCGGTGTATTCGAAAGATCAAACCGAAACCAAAGATGCTATTGAAAAACTTCAGGATTTCATCAACGTGTTTCCAGATTCCGAATATGTTTCCGAAGCCAGTAAATTGGTTCATGAGTTGGATTATAAATTAGAAAAAAAGGCATTCGAAATTGCCAAACAATATAATACCATTTCAGATTATCCGGCCTCCGTAAAGTCGTTCAGCAATTTTATTTTTGAATTTCCTGGGTCGAGATTACGCGAAGAGGCTTTGTTTTACAGACTGGATTCAGCCTATAAATTAGCGATGAACAGTGTGGAAATGAAGCGTACTATTCAAGACGGTATCGTGATGCTGAAAAAAAACAGATTGGAAGAAGCCAAAGAATTTTCGGAGGCATTTAAGGAAACTTACAGTACTTCCAAGCATATTGAAGAAGTGAACAAAATGCAGGCAGAGATTGCCGAAGAATTAAAGAGTTACAGCGCAAAAAGTTAA